Proteins co-encoded in one Echeneis naucrates chromosome 22, fEcheNa1.1, whole genome shotgun sequence genomic window:
- the slc35f4 gene encoding solute carrier family 35 member F4 isoform X2, giving the protein MKKHSARVAPLSSYSTQVLTCPISEGKLKGPGRPREDGSESHAETPGSETSGESRSYQTCTNAVLKVLGGLLVVLCVSSSWVGTTQVVKLTFQSFSCPFLISWFSSNWNILFFPIYYSGHVFTTREKQTPIQKFRECSKLFGEDGMTLKLFVKRTAPFSILWTLTNYLYLLALKKLTATDVSALYCCHKAFVFLLSWIVLKDRFMGVRIVAAIMAITGIVMMAYADGFHGDSFVGVALAVGSASTSALYKVLFKMFLGSANLGEVAHFLSTMGMFNLIFISCVPLILYFTRVEHWGSLSSLPWGYLCGLAGLWLVFNILVHVGVVLTYPILISIGTLLSVPGNAAVDVLKHEVIFSMVRLAATCIICLGFLLLLLPEEWDSVTLRFLATIADKKSEEHGEDLTESSVHTRSRSRANGTVSIPMA; this is encoded by the exons ATGAAGAAGCACTCAGCCCGAGTGGCTCCTCTCAGCTCGTACAGCACTCAGGTCCTGACCTGCCCCATCTCTGAAGGTAAACTCAAAGGACCAGGGAGGCCCA GAGAAGATGGTTCGGAGTCTCATGCTGAGACGCCAGGCAGCGAGACAAGTGGAGAGAGCCGATCCTACCAGACCTGCACCAATGCAGTCCTAAAGGTGCTGGGTGGTCTGCTggtggtgctgtgtgtgtcgTCCTCTTGGGTGGGCACCACTCAGGTAGTGAAGCTGACCTTCCAGTCATTTTCCTGTCCCTTCCTCATCTCCTGGTTCAGCAGCAACTGGAACATCCTCTTCTTTCCCATCTACTACTCTGGACATGTTTTTACCACACGGGAGAAGCAAACCCCTATACAGAAATTCAG GGAGTGCAGCAAACTCTTTGGCGAGGATGGGATGACGCTCAAGCTGTTTGTAAAGAGAACAGCACCTTTTTCAATCTTGTGGACACTGACCAACTATCTGTACCTCCTGGCTTTGAAGAAACTGACCGCCACTGACGTCTCTGCACTCTACTGCTGCCACAAGGCCTTCGTCTTTCTCCTGTCCTGGATCGTTCTAAAGGATCGTTTCATGGGTGTTCGG ATTGTGGCAGCCATAATGGCTATCACAGGCATCGTTATGATGGCCTATGCAGATGGTTTCCATGGTGATTCCTTTGTGGGTGTGGCATTGGCTGTGGGTTCAGCCTCAACATCAGCTCTATATAAG GTTCTGTTCAAGATGTTCCTGGGCAGTGCCAACCTTGGAGAGGTGGCTCACTTCCTGTCCACCATGGGCATGTTCAACCTCATCTTCATCTCCTGTGTGCCCCTCATCCTTTACTTCACCAGGGTGGAGCACTGGGGCTCTCTGTCCTCACTGCCCTGGGGATACCTGTGTGGATTGGCAGGGCTATGGCTGG TGTTCAACATCCTGGTCCATGTTGGTGTGGTGCTGACCTACCCCATTCTCATCTCCATAGGGACGTTGCTCAGTGTGCCAGGAAATGCAG CCGTGGATGTTTTAAAGCATGAGGTGATCTTCAGCATGGTGCGCCTGGCAGCCACCTGCATCATCTGTCTgggcttcctgctgctgctgctgccggagGAGTGGGACTCAGTTACGCTGCGTTTCCTGGCCACCATTGCAGACAAGAAGTCAGAGGAACACGGTGAGGATCTCACAGAGTCCAGCGTCCACACTCGAAGCCGCAGTCGGGCAAATGGAACCGTCTCCATTCCCATGGCGTGA
- the slc35f4 gene encoding solute carrier family 35 member F4 isoform X3, with translation MTLKLFVKRTAPFSILWTLTNYLYLLALKKLTATDVSALYCCHKAFVFLLSWIVLKDRFMGVRIVAAIMAITGIVMMAYADGFHGDSFVGVALAVGSASTSALYKVLFKMFLGSANLGEVAHFLSTMGMFNLIFISCVPLILYFTRVEHWGSLSSLPWGYLCGLAGLWLVFNILVHVGVVLTYPILISIGTLLSVPGNAAVDVLKHEVIFSMVRLAATCIICLGFLLLLLPEEWDSVTLRFLATIADKKSEEHGEDLTESSVHTRSRSRANGTVSIPMA, from the exons ATGACGCTCAAGCTGTTTGTAAAGAGAACAGCACCTTTTTCAATCTTGTGGACACTGACCAACTATCTGTACCTCCTGGCTTTGAAGAAACTGACCGCCACTGACGTCTCTGCACTCTACTGCTGCCACAAGGCCTTCGTCTTTCTCCTGTCCTGGATCGTTCTAAAGGATCGTTTCATGGGTGTTCGG ATTGTGGCAGCCATAATGGCTATCACAGGCATCGTTATGATGGCCTATGCAGATGGTTTCCATGGTGATTCCTTTGTGGGTGTGGCATTGGCTGTGGGTTCAGCCTCAACATCAGCTCTATATAAG GTTCTGTTCAAGATGTTCCTGGGCAGTGCCAACCTTGGAGAGGTGGCTCACTTCCTGTCCACCATGGGCATGTTCAACCTCATCTTCATCTCCTGTGTGCCCCTCATCCTTTACTTCACCAGGGTGGAGCACTGGGGCTCTCTGTCCTCACTGCCCTGGGGATACCTGTGTGGATTGGCAGGGCTATGGCTGG TGTTCAACATCCTGGTCCATGTTGGTGTGGTGCTGACCTACCCCATTCTCATCTCCATAGGGACGTTGCTCAGTGTGCCAGGAAATGCAG CCGTGGATGTTTTAAAGCATGAGGTGATCTTCAGCATGGTGCGCCTGGCAGCCACCTGCATCATCTGTCTgggcttcctgctgctgctgctgccggagGAGTGGGACTCAGTTACGCTGCGTTTCCTGGCCACCATTGCAGACAAGAAGTCAGAGGAACACGGTGAGGATCTCACAGAGTCCAGCGTCCACACTCGAAGCCGCAGTCGGGCAAATGGAACCGTCTCCATTCCCATGGCGTGA
- the ap5m1 gene encoding AP-5 complex subunit mu-1 yields MSFRALWIISHDKGEHASIRFSRRFSTVEHRAKRLAGSSYVAVPEEGTVLQLLLTELGLSDSDKSYVAQRDDCLRCHRSPALELQVDGPGKGALWPVLTISQGPLILACLCLVDAPPEPRPPLANLLSISQGITFLEGLQTFLLGSGSKPDNEGLVSRLAMLPSVILQVCPLGTPLDVPALGAPITPTVPTPAGNQKQPAWKTGVHRGRAVVNVALIETVRSMQYGNQSRQDLWDVYGTVTCKCEVEGVLPNVTVTLTLPPNGSPLQDILVHPCVTSLDSSILTASSIDNCDGSAFSGPYKFPFSPPLEPFRLCSYTSQVPVPPILGSYHLTEEDNQLRVSLTLKLHETVKNSFEYCEAHLPYFNRDQMGIVDVKVSSGQMDVSKEKNLLVWTLGQKFPKSREVTMEGRITFCGPSPGPSDPLCTDLTAYIKLYFKVPDMTLSGCCVDQHSVQVYSSTKPRIVTSRELHSEEYFIWNSTGKAPVSSGQMML; encoded by the exons ATGAGCTTCCGTGCTTTGTGGATTATTTCTCACGACAAGGGGGAACATGCGTCGATACGCTTTTCAAG GAGGTTCTCCACTGTGGAGCACCGTGCAAAGCGCCTGGCAGGTTCCTCATATGTAGCCGTCCCAGAAGAAGGCACtgtgctgcagctcctgctcaCTGAGCTGGGCCTTTCAGACTCAGACAAGTCTTATGTGGCTCAAAGAGACGATTGCCTTCGTTGCCATCGATCACCAGCCTTGGAGCTGCAGGTGGATGGTCCTGGAAAGGGAGCACTTTGGCCAGTGTTGACCATCTCACAAGGACCTCTTATCCTGGCTTGCCTGTGTTTAGTGGATGCCCCCCCTGAGCCAAGACCACCCTTGGCTAATTTGCTCTCCATCTCACAGGGCATCACATTCCTGGAGGGCCTGCAAACTTTCCTCCTCGGATCGGGGAGTAAGCCTGATAATGAGGGACTGGTCTCTCGCCTGGCAATGCTGCCCTCTGTAATCCTGCAGGTCTGCCCACTTGGCACACCCCTGGATGTACCAGCACTGGGGGCACCCATCACACCCACAGTGCCCACACCTGCTGGGAACCAGAAGCAGCCAGCCTGGAAGACAGGAGTCCACCGCGGTCGGGCTGTTGTGAATGTGGCACTGATAGAAACAGTACGCTCCATGCAGTATGGCAACCAGAGCAGACAGGACCTCTGGGATGTTTATGGCACAGTGACTTGTAAA TGTGAAGTGGAGGGAGTGCTCCCAAATGTGACAGTGACCCTCACATTGCCACCAAATGGTTCTCCACTGCAGGACATCCTGGTCCATCCATGCGTCACTTCACTGGATTCTAGTATCCTGACTGCCAGCAGCATAGATAACTGTGACGGCTCAGCTTTCTCTGGGCCGTATAAgttccccttctctcctcctctggagCCTTTCCGACTATGCAGCTACACATCTCAG GTTCCCGTTCCCCCTATCCTTGGATCCTATCACTTGACGGAGGAAGATAATCAGCTGCGTGTGTCATTAACGCTCAAACTTCATGAAACTGTGAAGAATAGCTTTGAGTACTGTGAAGCACATCTGCCCTACTTTAACAG GGATCAGATGGGTATTGTGGATGTAAAGGTGAGCTCAGGACAAATGGATGTTTCAAAGGAGAAAAACCTGCTGGTCTGGACCCTGG GCCAAAAGTTCCCTAAATCTCGGGAAGTCACAATGGAAGGCAGGATCACCTTCTGTGGGCCATCGCCTGGACCTAGTGACCCCCTCTGTACAGATCTTACAGCTTACATCAAA CTGTATTTCAAGGTGCCTGACATGACACTGTCTGGGTGTTGTGTGGACCAGCATTCAGTGCAGGTTTACTCTTCTACCAAACCACGGATTGTGACAT CTCGAGAACTTCACTCGGAAGAGTACTTCATATGGAATTCAACAGGCAAGGCTCCAGTGTCCTCTGGACAGATGATGCTCTAG
- the exoc5 gene encoding exocyst complex component 5, producing MATTAQLFEEPFDADEYIERLAWRTPGGGSKGGAEAFDPKRLLEEFENHIEELKQLDERIQRRVEKLEHQCHREAKEFAHKVQDLQRSNQVAFQHFQELDEHISYVATKVCHLGDQLEGVNTPRQRAVEAQRLMTYFNEFLDGELRSDVFNNPDKIKEAADIIQKLHLIAQELPFDRFADVKAKIASKYHDLERQLIQEFTAAQRRGEIGRMREVAAVLLHFKGYAHCVDVYIKQCQEGAYLRNDVFEDTAILCQRVNKQVGEVFSSPETVMAKLIQNIFENKLQAHVKEKLDGTRHSDVEQYLKNLYDLYTRTTALATKLTEFNLGSDKHTFLSKLIKSIFSSYLESYIGMEREYLRTRGAMILQRYYDSKNHQKRPIGTGSIQDLKERIRQRTNLPLGPSIDTHGETFLSPELVVNLLQETRHAFERCHRLSDPSDLPKNAFSIFLLLVDHLCVEHIDYALEIGLSAIPSADAKNANLYFLDVVQQANSIFHLFDKQFNDQLMPLISSSPKLAECLHKKKEVIEQMEVKLDTGIDRTLNCMVGQMRHILATEQKKTDFRPEDENNVMIQYTTACSKVCTYVSRQVEHVRKSMDGKNVDTVLTELGVRFHRLIHEHLQQYSYSSMGGMLAICDVAEYRRCAKDFRVPLVLQLFDTLHALCNLLVVAPDNLKQVCSGEQLTNLDRNLLHAFVQLRVDYRSARLGRHFS from the exons ATGGCGACGACTGCCCAGCTGTTCGAG GAGCCCTTTGACGCTGATGAGTACATTGAAAGGTTGGCGTGGAGGACTCCTGGAGGAGGCTCCAAAGGAGGAGCTGAGGCGTTTGACCCCAAAAG GCTGTTGGAAGAGTTTGAGAACCACATAGAAGAACTGAAGCAACTAGATGAGAGGATCCAGCGGCGAGTAGAAAAGCTTGAGCATCAGTGTCATCGTGAGGCCAAGGAGTTTGCCCACAAGGTTCAAGACCTGCAGAGAAGCAACCAG GTGGCCTTTCAGCATTTCCAAGAGCTTGATGAGCATATTAGCTACGTAGCCACGAAGGTTTGTCACCTTGGCGACCAGCTGGAGGGGGTCAACACACCCCGGCAGAGAGCTGTGGAGGCTCAGCGTCTGATGACCTATTTCAACGAGTTCTTGGACGGAGAACTACGTAGTGATGTCTTCAACAACCCAGACAAG ATTAAGGAGGCTGCTGATATTATTCAGAAGCTGCATCTCATTGCCCAGGAGCTGCCATTCGACAG ATTTGCTGATGTCAAGGCCAAAATCGCTA gtaAGTACCATGACCTGGAGCGGCAGTTAATCCAGGAATTCACTGCTGCCCAGCGCAGGGGTGAAATTGGACGTATGCGGGAGGTTGCGGCAGTTCTGCTACATTTCAAG GGCTATGCACATTGTGTGGATGTCTACATCAAGCAGTGCCAGGAA GGTGCCTACCTGAGAAATGATGTGTTTGAGGACACTGCAATCCTCTGCCAGAGAGTCAATAAGCAAGTGGGCGAGGTCTTCAGTAGCCCAGAGACAGTAATGGCCAAACTCATCCAGAACATCTTTGAGAACAAATTACAG GCCCACGTCAAAGAAAAACTGGATGGGACTAGGCACTCTGATGTGGAACAGTACCTCAAGAATCTTTATGACCTTTACACCAG GACAACAGCATTGGCCACCAAGCTAACAGAGTTCAACCTGGGGTCAGACAAGCACACTTTCCTGTCCAAGCTGATAAAGAGCATTTTCTCCTCCTACCTGGAGAGTTACATTGGCATGGAGAGGGAATACCTTCGTACTCGAGGTGCTATGATTCTGCAGCGATACTATGACTCCAAGAACCATCAAAAACGCCCAATTGGCACTGGCAG TATTCAAGATCTGAAGGAGCGTATCAGACAGCGCACCAACCTCCCCCTGGGCCCAAGCATTGACACTCATGGCGAGACCTTCCTTTCCCCAGAGCTGGTTGTTAACCTGCTGCAGGAGACGCGCCATGCCTTTGAAAGATGCCACAGG CTTTCAGATCCTTCTGACCTGCCCAAGAACGCCTTTTCAattttcctgctgctggttGACCATCTGTGTGTGGAACACATTGACTACGCCCTGGAGATCGGCCTCTCAG CAATTCCTTCAGCAGATGCCAAGAATGCCAATTTGTACTTCTTGGATGTTGTTCAACAGGCAAACTCTATCTTCCACTTATTTGACAAGCAGTTTAATGACCAGCTAATGCCACTAATAAG CTCATCTCCAAAATTGGCAGAATGCCTgcacaagaaaaaagaagtgattGAACAGATGGAAGTGAAACTGGATACAGGAATAGACAG AACACTAAATTGCATGGTGGGGCAAATGAGGCACATCTTGGcaacagagcagaagaagaCTGACTTCAGGCCTGAAGATGAGAACAATGTCATGATCCAGTACACTACA GCTTGCTCCAAGGTCTGCACATACGTCAGTCGGCAGGTGGAGCATGTGCGAAAGTCCATGGATGGCAAAAATGTGGACACAGTGCTGACGGAGTTGGGCGTGCGTTTCCACCGGCTCATCCATGAGCACCTACAGCAGTACAGCTACAGCTCAATGGGAGGCATGCTGGCCATCTGCGACGTGGCTGAATACCGACGCTGCGCCAAGGACTTCAGG GTCCCTCTggtgctgcagctctttgacACACTCCACGCCCTCTGTAACCTCCTTGTGGTTGCCCCTGACAACCTAAAGCAGGTCTGTTCAGGTGAACAGCTCACCAATCTGGACCGGAACCTCCTGCACGCCTTCGTCCAGCTCCGAGTGGACTACCGTTCAGCCAGACTGGGCCGACATTTCAGTTAG